From the genome of Homalodisca vitripennis isolate AUS2020 chromosome 8, UT_GWSS_2.1, whole genome shotgun sequence, one region includes:
- the LOC124367234 gene encoding protein tiptop-like isoform X1, which produces MCLPLRFPMDYFFVGEGGEGEPPPEGLGDEATPSEDEEEDSVDSSTSQPATPQSNNPLEPDTELILRDPVSPSRDSRGSSIPPRCPSRDSEESERALPMAPVSPVSLLPPAFLPTTQPLHRLVMTSPQGSVSPLVSSSSSPPMLIPANSLTSPRSPPLQSPSETDSAVLDFSTKRISGDGPGLDLSKGSPVPNAESSPLDLSVSSRKRGQDDSSCGSQSPSPQPRKTPRVSTDFKTVVSPWTSPVVASHFPYFAAAVAAANSLSPKLNNNLNSHSSSDSSLWNGKMKMGDKPSFASSPVDATKALEKMSELSKLGGDEFRSLGNSAGSGGRHSAWQSHWLNKGAEQAKDVLKCVWCKQSFPSLAAMTTHMKEAKHCGVNVPVPNIQPPPPPIPQPPQTPTSSIPQNNLPNLSSSGNGKPSPADLNLLIKETMPLPRKLVRGQDVWLGKGAEQTRQILKCMWCGQSFRSLAEMTSHMQQTQHYTNIISQEQIISWKSADEGKSGGGGGGSVVGGSAGSGGGGSVNSSGGGSAASSHVSAVLTCKVCDQAFTSLKELSNHMVKNSHYKEHIMRSITESGGRRRQTREKRKKSLPVRKLLELERAQNELKNGEGGLMMMGGKMGRDIHSAGRITCEKCGEKIDMAVFVDHIRMCIGGGHISNDQRNLLKSALLSNNMLPTEQHASVTQALRESRKIKKEDHPPAATDLSVPPTSPNKDTVKQEGKTSSPSVLNAIEKLIEKSFDSRARHGAPGYGGPGGMGQGVIGSSILKRLGIDESVDYTKPLVDPQTMNLLRNYPHHPHGHFGRRERSGSESSSMSERGRTEASTPDRKFDPSDRLMSSTPRTTPEKRIQTPPSAKNSTHDESVEDDIHIKKEVEDEEIPLESNIRHDIVVKKEDMENGDDEEERRSYHSEGHNMQRNVKEEPLVSPRTAAEEAEEDRRSHNSMVSPGLSPRQPTPVRPASNEAIPNSPCRNSTSSPASSDRSGTPRSTIEKKSSGSLGALSSMFDSLSGGAPGGGTSSEPTASGAKGTSHPLAALQKLCDKTETHHHPSSGGRPSSSNQGPMALGASSSQTPQSATTPGAILAFSWACNDAVVTADSIMKCAFCDTPFISKGAYRHHLSKMHFVKDGVIPDPVALKAQAGGSGSSQGGHSGKAPSSASTSSGKSPTQQNSFEESPHSKFLKYTELAKQLSSKYV; this is translated from the exons GGGAGGGAGGTGAAGGAGAACCTCCACCAGAAGGTTTAGGGGATGAAGCAACCCCTTCCGAAGACGAAGAAGAGGACTCCGTAGACTCATCGACGTCCCAGCCGGCGACGCCGCAGTCCAACAACCCCTTGGAACCGGACACGGAACTCATCCTTAG GGATCCTGTGAGCCCGTCCAGGGATTCGAGAGGGTCTTCCATCCCGCCGAGGTGCCCCTCCAGGGACTCCGAAGAGTCGGAGAGAGCGCTACCCATGGCGCCCGTCAGTCCCGTGTCTCTGCTTCCTCCTGCCTTCTTGCCGACGACCCAACCGCTCCACAGGCTAGTGATGACGTCACCGCAAGGCTCTGTGTCTCCGTTGGTCTCGTCTTCGTCGTCCCCACCGATGCTCATTCCCGCCAACTCCTTGACCTCACCGAGGTCCCCTCCGCTGCAGTCGCCGTCCGAGACCGATTCTGCGGTCCTGGACTTCAGCACGAAAAGGATTTCAGGAGACGGTCCCGGTCTCGACCTCAGTAAAGGGTCTCCAGTTCCAAATGCGGAATCGAGCCCTCTGGACCTCTCGGTGTCGAGTAGGAAGAGAGGCCAAGACGACTCGTCCTGTGGCTCTCAATCTCCGAGCCCCCAGCCGAGGAAGACTCCGAGGGTCTCGACGGACTTCAAGACTGTTGTTTCACCGTGGACATCTCCTGTGGTGGCATCTCACTTCCCGTACTTCGCCGCAGCCGTGGCCGCGGCCAACAGCTTGTCACCCAAGCTCAACAACAACCTCAACAGCCATTCCAGTAGCGATAGCTCTTTGTGGAACGGAAAGATGAAGATGGGTGATAAGCCGTCCTTCGCGTCCAGTCCGGTCGATGCCACGAAAGCTCTGGAGAAGATGAGTGAACTGAGCAAGTTAGGTGGAGACGAATTCCGTTCCCTGGGAAACAGCGCCGGATCTGGAGGAAGACACAGTGCGTGGCAGTCTCACTGGTTAAATAAGGGCGCAGAGCAAGCCAAGGATGTGTTGAAGTGTGTTTGGTGTAAGCAAAGCTTCCCCAGTCTGGCCGCCATGACTACACACATGAAGGAGGCGAAGCACTGCGGTGTGAATGTGCCAGTACCGAATATACAACCTCCTCCCCCGCCCATCCCTCAGCCACCCCAGACACCCACGTCGTCCATTCCTCAGAACAACTTACCGAACCTGTCCTCTTCCGGGAACGGCAAGCCGTCACCGGCTGATCTGAACTTGCTGATAAAGGAAACGATGCCTCTTCCCAGGAAACTGGTCCGCGGACAAGATGTTTGGCTAGGAAAAGGTGCTGAGCAGACCAGGCAAATCCTGAAATGCATGTGGTGTGGTCAGAGCTTCAGGTCTTTGGCGGAGATGACCAGTCACATGCAACAGACACAGCACTATACGAACATCATATCTCAGGAGCAGATCATCTCGTGGAAGTCCGCAGACGAGGGGAAGTCCGGTGGCGGAGGTGGAGGCAGTGTCGTCGGCGGGAGTGCTGGAAGTGGAGGTGGAGGATCGGTGAACTCGAGTGGTGGGGGAAGTGCAGCAAGTAGCCACGTAAGCGCGGTACTCACATGCAAGGTGTGCGACCAAGCATTTACTTCTCTAAAGGAACTCAGCAATCACATGGTGAAGAACTCCCACTATAAGGAACACATCATGAGGTCTATTACAGAAAGTGGAGGAAGAAGGCGACAGACTAGAGAAAAGAGGAAAAAATCTCTCCCTGTGAGAAAACTGTTAGAACTGGAGAGAGCACAAAACGAGTTGAAAAACGGAGAAGGAGGTTTGATGATGATGGGTGGGAAAATGGGACGAGACATTCACTCTGCCGGAAGAATCACCTGTGAGAAGTGTGGAGAAAAGATAGATATGGCTGTTTTTGTTGACCACATACGAATGTGTATCGGAGGTGGTCACATCAGCAACGATCAGAGAAATTTACTTAAGTCCGCTTTATTATCTAACAACATGCTTCCAACCGAACAACATGCCAGTGTGACTCAAGCTTTACGGGAaagtaggaaaataaaaaaggaagatcATCCACCGGCAGCAACCGATCTCTCAGTACCTCCCACCAGCCCGAACAAGGATACCGTTAAGCAAGAAGGAAAAACATCATCTCCTTCAGTGCTGAATGCGATTGAAAAGCTAATTGAGAAGAGTTTCGATTCAAGGGCAAGGCATGGTGCGCCTGGTTACGGAGGTCCTGGTGGAATGGGCCAAGGTGTGATCGGGTCTAGTATTCTCAAAAGGTTAGGGATTGATGAGAGTGTCGACTACACAAAACCGTTGGTCGACCCTCAGACCATGAATCTCCTCAGGAACTATCCCCATCATCCACACGGGCATTTTGGCAGGCGGGAGAGAAGTGGAAGCGAGTCCAGCTCCATGTCAGAAAGAGGGAGAACTGAGGCATCAACACCCGACAGAAAGTTTGACCCCTCTGACAGATTAATGAGCTCAACACCCAGGACAACGCCGGAAAAAAGGATCCAAACCCCACCTTCTGCAAAAAACTCAACCCACGATGAGTCCGTGGAAGATGATATCCATATAAAAAAGGAAGTAGAGGACGAAGAAATACCTTTGGAAAGTAATATAAGACACGATATTGTCGTGAAGAAAGAAGACATGGAGAACGGAGATGATGAGGAAGAAAGAAGAAGTTATCACAGTGAAGGCCATAATATGCAGAGGAATGTCAAAGAGGAGCCTCTGGTGTCACCGAGGACCGCTGCGGAAGAAGCTGAAGAAGACAGGAGAAGCCACAACAGCATGGTCAGTCCAGGGCTCAGCCCGAGGCAGCCTACGCCTGTCAGGCCGGCATCGAACGAGGCCATCCCCAACAGTCCTTGTAGGAACAGCACCAGCAGTCCTGCGAGCAGCGATCGCTCCGGCACTCCTCGTAGTACCATCGAGAAGAAGTCCAGCGGGAGTCTAGGAGCGCTCTCGTCCATGTTCGACAGCCTCTCCGGAGGAGCCCCCGGAGGAGGGACGTCCTCAGAACCCACCGCTTCGGGCGCCAAAGGGACCAGCCATCCCTTGGCCGCCCTGCAAAAACTCTGTGATAAGACTGAAACTCACCACCACCCCAGCAGCGGGGGGCGACCCTCCTCCTCCAACCAGGGGCCGATGGCTCTGGGTGCTTCTTCTTCCCAGACCCCTCAGTCAGCGACCACCCCCGGGGCCATCCTGGCCTTCAGCTGGGCCTGCAACGACGCAGTCGTCACCGCCGACTCCATCATGAAGTGCGCTTTCTGCGACACCCCCTTCATATCCAAAGGAGCCTACCGGCACCACCTGAGCAAGATGCACTTCGTCAAAGACGGGGTCATCCCTGATCCGGTAGCGCTGAAGGCTCAAGCGGGAGGAAGCGGGTCCTCGCAGGGCGGCCACAGCGGGAAAGCCCCCAGCTCGGCGTCCACGTCTTCGGGGAAGAGCCCCACCCAGCAGAACAGCTTTGAGGAGAGCCCCCACTCCAAGTTCCTCAAGTACACCGAACTGGCGAAGCAACTATCGAGTAAATATGTATAG
- the LOC124367234 gene encoding protein tiptop-like isoform X2: protein MTRRKQNCPKRMKWEGGEGEPPPEGLGDEATPSEDEEEDSVDSSTSQPATPQSNNPLEPDTELILRDPVSPSRDSRGSSIPPRCPSRDSEESERALPMAPVSPVSLLPPAFLPTTQPLHRLVMTSPQGSVSPLVSSSSSPPMLIPANSLTSPRSPPLQSPSETDSAVLDFSTKRISGDGPGLDLSKGSPVPNAESSPLDLSVSSRKRGQDDSSCGSQSPSPQPRKTPRVSTDFKTVVSPWTSPVVASHFPYFAAAVAAANSLSPKLNNNLNSHSSSDSSLWNGKMKMGDKPSFASSPVDATKALEKMSELSKLGGDEFRSLGNSAGSGGRHSAWQSHWLNKGAEQAKDVLKCVWCKQSFPSLAAMTTHMKEAKHCGVNVPVPNIQPPPPPIPQPPQTPTSSIPQNNLPNLSSSGNGKPSPADLNLLIKETMPLPRKLVRGQDVWLGKGAEQTRQILKCMWCGQSFRSLAEMTSHMQQTQHYTNIISQEQIISWKSADEGKSGGGGGGSVVGGSAGSGGGGSVNSSGGGSAASSHVSAVLTCKVCDQAFTSLKELSNHMVKNSHYKEHIMRSITESGGRRRQTREKRKKSLPVRKLLELERAQNELKNGEGGLMMMGGKMGRDIHSAGRITCEKCGEKIDMAVFVDHIRMCIGGGHISNDQRNLLKSALLSNNMLPTEQHASVTQALRESRKIKKEDHPPAATDLSVPPTSPNKDTVKQEGKTSSPSVLNAIEKLIEKSFDSRARHGAPGYGGPGGMGQGVIGSSILKRLGIDESVDYTKPLVDPQTMNLLRNYPHHPHGHFGRRERSGSESSSMSERGRTEASTPDRKFDPSDRLMSSTPRTTPEKRIQTPPSAKNSTHDESVEDDIHIKKEVEDEEIPLESNIRHDIVVKKEDMENGDDEEERRSYHSEGHNMQRNVKEEPLVSPRTAAEEAEEDRRSHNSMVSPGLSPRQPTPVRPASNEAIPNSPCRNSTSSPASSDRSGTPRSTIEKKSSGSLGALSSMFDSLSGGAPGGGTSSEPTASGAKGTSHPLAALQKLCDKTETHHHPSSGGRPSSSNQGPMALGASSSQTPQSATTPGAILAFSWACNDAVVTADSIMKCAFCDTPFISKGAYRHHLSKMHFVKDGVIPDPVALKAQAGGSGSSQGGHSGKAPSSASTSSGKSPTQQNSFEESPHSKFLKYTELAKQLSSKYV from the exons GGGAGGGAGGTGAAGGAGAACCTCCACCAGAAGGTTTAGGGGATGAAGCAACCCCTTCCGAAGACGAAGAAGAGGACTCCGTAGACTCATCGACGTCCCAGCCGGCGACGCCGCAGTCCAACAACCCCTTGGAACCGGACACGGAACTCATCCTTAG GGATCCTGTGAGCCCGTCCAGGGATTCGAGAGGGTCTTCCATCCCGCCGAGGTGCCCCTCCAGGGACTCCGAAGAGTCGGAGAGAGCGCTACCCATGGCGCCCGTCAGTCCCGTGTCTCTGCTTCCTCCTGCCTTCTTGCCGACGACCCAACCGCTCCACAGGCTAGTGATGACGTCACCGCAAGGCTCTGTGTCTCCGTTGGTCTCGTCTTCGTCGTCCCCACCGATGCTCATTCCCGCCAACTCCTTGACCTCACCGAGGTCCCCTCCGCTGCAGTCGCCGTCCGAGACCGATTCTGCGGTCCTGGACTTCAGCACGAAAAGGATTTCAGGAGACGGTCCCGGTCTCGACCTCAGTAAAGGGTCTCCAGTTCCAAATGCGGAATCGAGCCCTCTGGACCTCTCGGTGTCGAGTAGGAAGAGAGGCCAAGACGACTCGTCCTGTGGCTCTCAATCTCCGAGCCCCCAGCCGAGGAAGACTCCGAGGGTCTCGACGGACTTCAAGACTGTTGTTTCACCGTGGACATCTCCTGTGGTGGCATCTCACTTCCCGTACTTCGCCGCAGCCGTGGCCGCGGCCAACAGCTTGTCACCCAAGCTCAACAACAACCTCAACAGCCATTCCAGTAGCGATAGCTCTTTGTGGAACGGAAAGATGAAGATGGGTGATAAGCCGTCCTTCGCGTCCAGTCCGGTCGATGCCACGAAAGCTCTGGAGAAGATGAGTGAACTGAGCAAGTTAGGTGGAGACGAATTCCGTTCCCTGGGAAACAGCGCCGGATCTGGAGGAAGACACAGTGCGTGGCAGTCTCACTGGTTAAATAAGGGCGCAGAGCAAGCCAAGGATGTGTTGAAGTGTGTTTGGTGTAAGCAAAGCTTCCCCAGTCTGGCCGCCATGACTACACACATGAAGGAGGCGAAGCACTGCGGTGTGAATGTGCCAGTACCGAATATACAACCTCCTCCCCCGCCCATCCCTCAGCCACCCCAGACACCCACGTCGTCCATTCCTCAGAACAACTTACCGAACCTGTCCTCTTCCGGGAACGGCAAGCCGTCACCGGCTGATCTGAACTTGCTGATAAAGGAAACGATGCCTCTTCCCAGGAAACTGGTCCGCGGACAAGATGTTTGGCTAGGAAAAGGTGCTGAGCAGACCAGGCAAATCCTGAAATGCATGTGGTGTGGTCAGAGCTTCAGGTCTTTGGCGGAGATGACCAGTCACATGCAACAGACACAGCACTATACGAACATCATATCTCAGGAGCAGATCATCTCGTGGAAGTCCGCAGACGAGGGGAAGTCCGGTGGCGGAGGTGGAGGCAGTGTCGTCGGCGGGAGTGCTGGAAGTGGAGGTGGAGGATCGGTGAACTCGAGTGGTGGGGGAAGTGCAGCAAGTAGCCACGTAAGCGCGGTACTCACATGCAAGGTGTGCGACCAAGCATTTACTTCTCTAAAGGAACTCAGCAATCACATGGTGAAGAACTCCCACTATAAGGAACACATCATGAGGTCTATTACAGAAAGTGGAGGAAGAAGGCGACAGACTAGAGAAAAGAGGAAAAAATCTCTCCCTGTGAGAAAACTGTTAGAACTGGAGAGAGCACAAAACGAGTTGAAAAACGGAGAAGGAGGTTTGATGATGATGGGTGGGAAAATGGGACGAGACATTCACTCTGCCGGAAGAATCACCTGTGAGAAGTGTGGAGAAAAGATAGATATGGCTGTTTTTGTTGACCACATACGAATGTGTATCGGAGGTGGTCACATCAGCAACGATCAGAGAAATTTACTTAAGTCCGCTTTATTATCTAACAACATGCTTCCAACCGAACAACATGCCAGTGTGACTCAAGCTTTACGGGAaagtaggaaaataaaaaaggaagatcATCCACCGGCAGCAACCGATCTCTCAGTACCTCCCACCAGCCCGAACAAGGATACCGTTAAGCAAGAAGGAAAAACATCATCTCCTTCAGTGCTGAATGCGATTGAAAAGCTAATTGAGAAGAGTTTCGATTCAAGGGCAAGGCATGGTGCGCCTGGTTACGGAGGTCCTGGTGGAATGGGCCAAGGTGTGATCGGGTCTAGTATTCTCAAAAGGTTAGGGATTGATGAGAGTGTCGACTACACAAAACCGTTGGTCGACCCTCAGACCATGAATCTCCTCAGGAACTATCCCCATCATCCACACGGGCATTTTGGCAGGCGGGAGAGAAGTGGAAGCGAGTCCAGCTCCATGTCAGAAAGAGGGAGAACTGAGGCATCAACACCCGACAGAAAGTTTGACCCCTCTGACAGATTAATGAGCTCAACACCCAGGACAACGCCGGAAAAAAGGATCCAAACCCCACCTTCTGCAAAAAACTCAACCCACGATGAGTCCGTGGAAGATGATATCCATATAAAAAAGGAAGTAGAGGACGAAGAAATACCTTTGGAAAGTAATATAAGACACGATATTGTCGTGAAGAAAGAAGACATGGAGAACGGAGATGATGAGGAAGAAAGAAGAAGTTATCACAGTGAAGGCCATAATATGCAGAGGAATGTCAAAGAGGAGCCTCTGGTGTCACCGAGGACCGCTGCGGAAGAAGCTGAAGAAGACAGGAGAAGCCACAACAGCATGGTCAGTCCAGGGCTCAGCCCGAGGCAGCCTACGCCTGTCAGGCCGGCATCGAACGAGGCCATCCCCAACAGTCCTTGTAGGAACAGCACCAGCAGTCCTGCGAGCAGCGATCGCTCCGGCACTCCTCGTAGTACCATCGAGAAGAAGTCCAGCGGGAGTCTAGGAGCGCTCTCGTCCATGTTCGACAGCCTCTCCGGAGGAGCCCCCGGAGGAGGGACGTCCTCAGAACCCACCGCTTCGGGCGCCAAAGGGACCAGCCATCCCTTGGCCGCCCTGCAAAAACTCTGTGATAAGACTGAAACTCACCACCACCCCAGCAGCGGGGGGCGACCCTCCTCCTCCAACCAGGGGCCGATGGCTCTGGGTGCTTCTTCTTCCCAGACCCCTCAGTCAGCGACCACCCCCGGGGCCATCCTGGCCTTCAGCTGGGCCTGCAACGACGCAGTCGTCACCGCCGACTCCATCATGAAGTGCGCTTTCTGCGACACCCCCTTCATATCCAAAGGAGCCTACCGGCACCACCTGAGCAAGATGCACTTCGTCAAAGACGGGGTCATCCCTGATCCGGTAGCGCTGAAGGCTCAAGCGGGAGGAAGCGGGTCCTCGCAGGGCGGCCACAGCGGGAAAGCCCCCAGCTCGGCGTCCACGTCTTCGGGGAAGAGCCCCACCCAGCAGAACAGCTTTGAGGAGAGCCCCCACTCCAAGTTCCTCAAGTACACCGAACTGGCGAAGCAACTATCGAGTAAATATGTATAG